In Sinorhizobium sojae CCBAU 05684, a single window of DNA contains:
- the nuoF gene encoding NADH-quinone oxidoreductase subunit NuoF, translating into MFERVLLKNVDLPDGHLLRTYAAGGGYEALAKVLREHTPDEVVELVKQSNLRGRGGAGFPTGMKWSFVPKQSDKLKYLCCNADEGEPGTFKDRIIMERDPHQLIEGLAVSGYAIGAETAYVYIRGEYVTAIRRLEQAIAEARDAGYLGRGVLGSDFNFDVHIHCGAGAYICGEETAMLESLEGRRAQPRLKPPFPAVAGLYASPTVINNVETLACVPHIVTRGADWFRGIGPDKSPGPKLYCVSGQVRRPGLYELPMGIALRELVEEHAGGTLPGRKVKAVIPGGVSAPVIPEVGLEVGMDFDSLAAVGSMLGSAGVIVVDDTTCMVKVATRIVEFFHHESCGKCTPCREGLNWAVKVLRRIEAGEGTAGDLEQLDMLCNGIFGNTFCALGDGAAMGLRAALKHFRDEFVAHIEERRCPFH; encoded by the coding sequence ATGTTCGAGCGGGTCCTCCTGAAGAATGTCGATCTGCCGGACGGCCATTTGCTGCGGACCTACGCGGCCGGCGGCGGCTACGAGGCGCTTGCGAAGGTGCTTCGTGAGCATACGCCCGATGAGGTCGTCGAACTCGTCAAACAGTCCAACCTGCGCGGTCGCGGCGGCGCCGGCTTCCCGACGGGAATGAAATGGAGTTTCGTGCCGAAGCAATCGGACAAGCTGAAATATCTGTGCTGCAACGCCGACGAGGGCGAGCCCGGCACCTTCAAGGACCGGATCATCATGGAGCGCGACCCGCACCAGCTCATTGAGGGGCTGGCGGTCAGCGGCTATGCGATCGGGGCGGAAACCGCCTATGTCTATATCCGTGGAGAATATGTGACGGCGATCCGCCGCCTGGAACAGGCGATCGCAGAGGCCCGGGATGCGGGTTATCTCGGAAGGGGCGTCCTCGGTTCGGACTTCAATTTCGATGTACATATTCATTGCGGCGCCGGCGCCTATATCTGCGGCGAAGAGACTGCGATGCTGGAATCGCTCGAGGGCAGGCGGGCGCAACCGCGGCTGAAACCGCCATTTCCGGCCGTGGCCGGGCTCTATGCGAGCCCGACGGTGATCAACAATGTCGAGACGCTCGCCTGCGTGCCGCATATCGTCACCCGGGGCGCGGACTGGTTTCGCGGCATCGGGCCGGACAAGAGCCCAGGCCCGAAGCTCTACTGCGTGAGCGGCCAGGTGCGCAGACCCGGCCTCTATGAGCTGCCGATGGGCATCGCCTTGCGCGAACTGGTCGAGGAGCATGCCGGCGGAACGCTGCCGGGCCGAAAGGTCAAGGCGGTGATCCCGGGCGGCGTCTCCGCGCCGGTCATACCCGAGGTTGGGCTGGAGGTGGGGATGGATTTCGACTCGCTCGCCGCCGTGGGCTCCATGCTCGGCTCAGCGGGCGTAATCGTGGTCGACGATACGACCTGCATGGTCAAGGTCGCCACCCGGATCGTCGAGTTCTTCCACCATGAGTCCTGCGGCAAGTGCACGCCGTGCCGGGAAGGATTGAACTGGGCCGTCAAGGTTTTGCGCCGGATTGAGGCGGGGGAGGGCACGGCCGGCGATCTGGAGCAATTGGACATGCTCTGCAATGGCATTTTCGGCAACACCTTCTGTGCGCTCGGTGACGGCGCGGCGATGGGGCTGCGGGCAGCACTCAAGCATTTCCGCGACGAGTTCGTCGCCCATATCGAGGAGCGCAGGTGCCCGTTCCACTGA